In Ctenopharyngodon idella isolate HZGC_01 chromosome 2, HZGC01, whole genome shotgun sequence, the following are encoded in one genomic region:
- the igfbp1b gene encoding insulin-like growth factor-binding protein 1b: MRAPFVFVMLVSVLVHPADLSPVIGPEPIRCAPCSQEQLAACPAVSSDCLEVLREPGCGCCSSCALKKGDSCGVYTAHCGTGLRCVPRPGDPRPLHALTRGQAVCAEYDQTEEDTDITSDQGALHYLLGLNRPLDPQDMAEVQESIKAKVNAIRKKLIQQGPCHTELHASLDVIAQSQQMLGEKFTSFYLPNCDKHGFFKAKQCETSLIGQPPRCWCVSSWSGKRIPGTDDLSADSHCHQELTH, encoded by the exons ATGAGAGCGCCgtttgtgtttgtgatgttGGTGAGCGTCCTCGTCCATCCGGCGGATCTTTCCCCCGTGATCGGGCCTGAACCCATCCGCTGCGCTCCGTGCTCACAGGAGCAGCTCGCCGCCTGTCCCGCCGTGTCCTCAGACTGTCTGGAGGTCCTGCGAGAGCCGGGCTGCGGATGCTGCTCGTCCTGCGCGCTGAAGAAAGGAGACTCCTGTGGCGTCTACACGGCTCACTGCGGCACCGGCCTGCGCTGCGTCCCGAGGCCTGGAGACCCACGGCCGCTCCACGCACTGACCCGCGGTCAAGCAGTCTGTGCAGAGTATGACCAGACAGAAG AGGACACAGACATCACTTCTGATCAGGGCGCGCTGCATTACCTGCTGGGACTCAACAGGCCGCTCGACCCGCAGGACATGGCCGAGGTGCAGGAGAGCATCAAGGCCAAGGTCAACGCCATCCGAAAGAAACTGATCCAACAG GGTCCATGTCACACCGAGCTCCACGCCTCTCTGGACGTCATCGCACAATCACAGCAGATGTTAGGCGAGAAGTTCACGAGCTTTTACCTCCCCAACTGTGACAAACACGGATTCTTCAAGGCCAAACAG TGCGAGACATCTCTCATCGGCCAGCCTCCACGCTGCTGGTGTGTGTCGTCCTGGAGCGGAAAGAGAATCCCAGGAACTGATGATTTATCGGCTGATTCCCATTGTCATCAGGAGCTCACGCACTGA